ATTGATCCAAGTACGAATAAGGATAAGAGCTGATTGTGCACACAAAGTATATCCTGTACAGTATTGCCTCAATTCTAGCCCATTCTGTACCCCCTCTCCTTCTGCATACCCAATCCTCTCCCCTGTACCAGGTTCTTCAccctcaaaaaaaaacactacaatatGTATGGATCTAATACATGCACGATAAAGgcatacatgtaaatgtgaaggTCACTGAAAATagcaaataatttttaaaaaatctgcacaAATATTACCTCAATTGTGTGGAGACCTAAAAGGGCAAGAATTAAATAGATTAATACATACAAatggaaataataatgaacTCCAAAATGAACTCCAATTACCTCAATAAATTCCTCTGCTTTCAGCATCCCCAACTTTGATGtagtatttacaaaaatatggtctcaggagaccatctgtgACTATATACAGGTCTTTTTTCAAGAATCACTTTATGGGAAGGTAGACCTGAATTTGGTAAGTAATATTCTATACCTATATCTTTGACCATCTTCTTCATTCAGCACCCTCATGACATGAGATGATTACTAGATGATTACTAGTCACTGAAGATGTAGACTTTTCGTTTCAGTCATTTGAGCCTTTACCCCCTTTTGCCTGAATACATTCAAGGCCAAATTATCAGCCCCCCAGTaattatggaacattttccTAAATTTCTTCCCAATGATTTCAGCATTAGTTAAACATTTTGTGATCAAAAATATTAGCCCATGTGAATGTTTCCTTCAAAAACATCTACAGTAACAaaccaatcagctttgaaacCACTTCCTAACAATattcaatcagcataaaaagaaTCCAAGGATCAGGATACTTGAAAACATGAGAGGGACGATTGTTACTCACCATGTCATTGACAAAGgaaatcagtctggagctcagaaaaAAGATAGTAGAGACTTGTGCTAAGGGGGAGGCTCCACTGCCATCTTCAGGAAGAGAGGTCAGAAAAGCATTGGAAGGTTATTTTATACAAAACAGCATGGAACCTGCTCAGTGAAAGAAATGGTCATCCCTCAAAAGAAAGCGTAATGGAATATTATCTAGAtgttgtaaaactgtggagaatggaataaaaaactctctctctacttaCAAAAgcgctgtattaaaaaaaacactccaacctgatgctacctggcagaaagaggcgtggcacaataggggttaaaagaatgaacagtttctaatttattaacaccagtaaattattattgctgttacatgtgaatattgcatgtaaaaaggtaccaatgttacagaaagagaaaagagagagaaagagagagaaaagccatgagaaaaaaagactCAGGTACTGATGGGAAATTGCCCTCagctcccgatggaaaagaaaatggaacattctttatacatttgacccacaggaagttgtcacagaccaatcagaattagttgtttctgtCGTCATGCCCTCAagagtctcccgtctggggaagacatagagagcaggcgatctcaaaaaacatggctggcgcttcacacctattatttaccaaatggtcgcaGAAGTAccatggtcctgcagaatgtcccatcttacgaTGTTAATGATGGGTTTGAGAACTAAAAAGTAATCAGCAAGATCCCAGAATGGTTGCGTGAATGGTCTTCACTTTTAGACAATTCCACCTGTAGCATTGTACCCCGTACcagttttaaaagtgaagtgattgaagtgAGTGATAGTGTTTGGTCACACGGGAGACGTGGGTGTCGGAGCAGCCTGCTCCCAGCACTAATGTTTTAGATTACATCAGTGCGTATCGGGAACGCCTTCATAAGGCGTGTTCGGCCTCATTGTCTTCAGCCCAGAAGGACATGAAGACttgttatgataaaaaaaaaaactgtttccCGATCTTCTAAGTCTGGTGACCAGGTTTTAGTTTTACTGCTTATTGTGGGATCTGCTCATTTGTGGGTCCATATGTAGTGGATTTGAAGTTGAGTGAGAGCGAGTATGGAAAGGAAACGGAAAACTCGAGTctgccatatcaacatgctgaaaagctacgtTGAGTGAGAGAACGTGGTGGTACAAGACAAGGCTGAGGAACAGGGAAAACCTGTTGTCTCTGCAGCATCAGTTTCTGTCCCTGTTACTTATTCTCCAGCTGAGGATGGACCATATTTGCGTGATGTCCCTGTAGCTTCACCCCGGCTGCAAAAGTGAAGTTCTGCAGGATTTACAAGCTTATCTATCTCATGTGCCTGCAGCAGACCGCAGACAAGTTAGAGGGTTAATTCcgtcacatgctgctttgtaGGTACGTCTGTCATACAACATGACGTTGACGTTGGTGGTCATTCTCCCGTCAGGCAGCACCCGCATCGACTGAATCCCATGAAGCGAGCGGTGATGCAGGCTGAAGTGACCTACTTGTTGGAGAACAAGCTGGAACATCCCATAAAGATTGGAAATCTAATGAGAAGACACTTTAATGGCTGCCATGGTTTCATCATGTATGATCTACATGGTTCCTCACCATCCACCACTTGCACCCTCTGCAGGGGTGCAAGTGCCTTTAATTATGGGATGTTCTGGGCTTGGATCTGTTCTCAAGTCTTTTTGTGAGCCTTCATGACACTAATAATTATGTTAACAAATGTGGAGAAGCAGGATTACAATTAGGGCTTTTAATAATCGAttcatctgtctttttttttattattgatcgGCAAATcagattaaaaatacaaacaagaaaagcattaatttccaaccctttattcaaaaacagaactaaaatctttagaaaatgcacaaacatgttgctccttgagctgttataataataataagataaaatacaaatggactaacacaaaaaacatacacatgtatgctttacatctgccaaatatatagacttttaaaaatacatttacatttacagcatttaccagacgcccttatccaaagcaacataaaaccagtagttacagggacagtccccccctggagacactcagggttaagtgtcctgctcagggacacagtggtattaagtgggggcgagtgtgttacccacataTACCCACAAATAAAGTGGCCCCTGAGCTCCGTACCGTGTGGTACACAGACCAATGTCTGCTGCCTGCTTCCACTGGCGGCTTTGAGTAAAAGGTGTTATAAGGAGTTATAACCCATATGGCCTTGTGTCTTTCCTCCACCCCAGCTCCGCCCTTTCAATGAGGCGCCCAACTCTACAGGCATCATGAGAGACAAGAGTATGTTCGCTGTGCTCCACGCTCAACTAAAGTTAATTATAATCATCAAATGTCTCAGAGTAGCAcaacacaacgaatcgattatgAAATGAGTTGCCAACCCTTTCAGTAATCGATTTTATCAATCTAATCGATgggttgttgcagccctaattccCATTCTAGTCTAATCTTTCCATCCTCACTGCAATTTAAAAAAGGATATtgagaaatgtgtgtttttagatACAATAGTGAATTGTTACTCAATGATACAGTTTCACAACATTATTCTTGCACTACAAATTGAATCCTTCCCTTTATTCTCCTACATTaaatttttcaatatttcacgCTGGTAGTGCATCAGTATCAGAGACGGCCAAATTATGTCCAGTCCACTCACCTGCTCTGATGCAACATATTCCATTTTTTAGATGATGTTCTGTATAAATTTCCTCTATGTGTTTTGAGGAGACTCCCACTTCTGCTTGCCTTGAGACCCATGCTCAGAACTTCTCCACCGTGGAGGCCCATTTTGGGTATCCGTGGGCAACTACACCTTTAAGGTTTACAATGCGGGGTGGGAATGCACTGCAGAGCCATGGCTTGTTACCAGCGGTTCAAGGCCCCATGGACTTTGCCACTCAAGCCCTTGGACCTAACGTTAGCAACACAACATCGGCCATGGGCCTCCAAAATCTGATGGGTGGGGTTGTGACGCATAGTGGACTCCATGGATTTCTGCCAAACAGCAATGTGCCTGCGGCCTGGGACCATTTTCCTCAGGGGGGTGATGTGACCAACATGTGGGGTGTCCAGAGAGCACGGTTCATGCATGGCTTCACCTGGAGGACTGGTTTTTCCTCACAGGGAAATGGTTTCAGACATTTCAGAGGAGCCTTTGGTGGCTGGTGAACCACAGGCTGGTTGTTTACTTTAATTCTGCTTTTGTTAAGTTTTTACATTTGAGTTCTTTGTTTTAACTCCTCatatcattttaacattctatgtttaaaaatgtatagcCACTGTATTCCTGCACTGTATGTTGCATGGAACGTGCACTTTCTTTTGGTATGAATAGTTGTCAGACTGACCGTGTGCTTTTCTAATGAAAATGGTTCAATTTGAAGAATCTGTGTCATCTGTTTTTGTAATAACAAGCAGAATGTCCTCGTCCTTCGTATGTCCTAGCCCAGTCTACCAGGGTTTTGCATAACAAATATATGGACAATTGGGTGGCCAAAAGTTAAAggactttctttttatttcaaattttcaACACATTCAGTCCGGATAAAATAGACACAGCCATCAGGTTCATGGTCAGATTCAGATCCAAAGTCTGGGTGAGGAGCTTCCTTAAAGCTGCAAGAAGGCTTGGTTGGCGCCTAACTCATTCTTTTTCTGCAGCAGACCCTGAGGAAACAGTAATAAAAGTGTAGGACCAGGGATCATAGTGTGCAGAATTCTACTTTATCCTGATGTTGTACAGTCCTGTTAAAATTCGACATACGGGAGGATGGATGATGCAGGATGAAATGCAGAGCGGTCGTACCTGTCTTAGCTCTGCCAGTCCTTTCAGAACTGCCTGATGTCTCTCTTGGTTCTTTAGTAGCTTTGGATTGGGGAGACGGTGGCTCTGTAGCACTGGAGACTCCAGTCTGCTGGTCCCTCCACCTGATAACACAAATCTTTACTGTTATAGTGTTAAGTAATATTTGAATTCTGGCAACCATTGTGAAAGAGAGAAGCAATGTAATTTGCTACTGTACTGTATTACATATCTTATACCCCCGGGGGTTATAGTTCACACGTAATCTGCGCAGCTCTGTCCCCAGTCTGCGTGTCGTGGGAATCTGCAACTTTTTAAACTAAAACGGGATTTATTTTCCATAAAGAGCCAATTTTAAACATGACTGTGCATGGAGCTCAGTTTTATAATTCGGAAAAAGGCTTTCGTGGTGACCACTATACAGCGAGCATTTTGTAACCCTTCTCTCGAGTTTAATGCAGCAGATAAAGCTTCACGTTGGTCAGGTAAACACCACACCTACCAACCctgcaagccccgccccctgacCTCACCTACGCATCTTTCTTCTGAATTTACACAAACACCAGCTCCTATTGCAGTAAATCTGACTTGGTCGGTTTCTTACTAAACTCTCTGTTCTTAAACCCCTTTATTCAGGAGTTACTGTGTTGCACTGAATGGAACTGGTTTccctttttatctttttaatcaACATCAGACATTCGCCAATAGACACTCAGCCAAGAAAATGGAACATTAGAACCATAGTAATCATTGTATTTTTAGAAggtaaatgcttttattttactttaatatcATCAtctatatttaaatacataaaacctACTTTTGATCCGCTTCTCGAGATCCTCCTGCGTCAGAGGTGTGAGTGGGGAggacagtgggggcagtgggGTCAGGTACACATCTTCTGTACGGATGTAGGGGACGTATTCCAATGACATGTCTGTCCTGGGTACTTGGTGCTGGGACGCCTGGACAGGTGTCAAGCCCGGGACAGTGGAGGGGTGCTTCCCACTGGAGAGAAGGACAGCAGAACATCAACAGCAAGCATTggacaaaatatgacaaaatgcTTTAATTGTCACCTACATTTTTGCCTCGTCTGCCAGAGAAGATGGATCCATGTCTGAACGATCCATCTGTGAGAAGAAACCAACGCTGAACTTACAGATTTTCCTGCTCCATCTCCTTTCCTCTTATCTAGTACTGTGCGGTATGAATATGACCAAATGCAGAGTCGTGTCACCTGCACAAAAACTAGTTCAATTTGTACACTGTCCCAACAGGTCAACTGAGGATGCCATGTCCTCTGCCCTCCAGCTCTCCTTAACATATCTAGACATGAAagacactgcatcacagcacacggtgcacacaacaaaatgtgtcccatcacccttggtgagcagtaggcagccatgagagacgcccggggagcagtgtgtggggacggtacttttgctcaaatcgggatttgaaccggcaaccttctttaACTCTttagcttccttaaccgctaggctaccactaccCCATTTATAGCACAATATGAATATCATGGCATATCATGCAGCCCTACTCTTACCTTTTCAGTCAGTTTGTCTGTCCGTGTGGGTTTGTTCTGTTTAGCTGAGGTTTTAAAGGGTGGGGTCCTGTCTGCCCGCTGCTTCTGCTTCTGCCTGTGTAGTCGGTTTGGTTCAGTTGCCGGGGTGAAGGGTTTTCTGGCTCTCTGGCTGTTCCAGCCAGGGCGTTTATCCAGGCCAAGCTTGGTttcaaatgtgtcctcagccAAACCAGAGCGCCTGATATTAAACTGGTGCTGTGAGGCCCACTGGGCCATCTTCACGTACAGAGCAGGCTGGTGCTCGGTGGAAGAGTTTGTGGGGTCAGGGATGATGTTGGCTGTGGAGGAAGGTGCGGGGTGACGGAGGGAAGTCCGGCTCAAGCTCACCAGTGTCTGGTCTAATGCAGGGGTggaaataattgaaatgttttattttgtaacaaTAACAAAGAATTTCTATAATTCAGAAGATTTCAGAATTCTGAAATACCCTTCATTTTTCCCCTACACCACTCAATTTCAGCATTTTTAATCCTGTTACATATTACATACACACCAGTCCTAATGCTGCTTATTTCAGGATGGAGCAGTGGTCTTGCCTTGTGTTGATAATTGTAAATATATGAACAGGCATAATGCTGCGGCGCTCCAGTTAATATGTCTTGTTACCTGTCTGCACAGCTGTGTGCCTTAAAGAAGACACTGTGGCTGATGATCCAAGGTCGTCTGTCTGTGCAGTGGTCAGTTCTGAGGGTTCCatcagatcacacacacatgttacatattacatatagaCCAGTCCTAATGCTGCTTATTTCAGGATGGAGCAGTGGTCTTGCCTTGTGTTGATCTGGTGGGACTTTCTTGATGAATGGCTTCTTTCAGCAGTCTCATTTTTAGGCTGTCCTGATTGATGGGCCTTGCTTGTGGCTTAATTAACAGGCCCTGGACACATGTTATATATAGAATAGTTTATGAATGTACAGTTGTAGTAAGGTGATTGATGGACTCAAtgcaatataaaacaatatcaCCTTTTCACTTTCCGCTCTCTGTTCCTCTACTGGAAAATGTTGCCGTTCTTCTTTCTCGCTCTGCACTTCTTCCATGGGATGCTGTGCCACCTCTATGTCCTCCTGCCGTTGTCCCTCGTCCAACTGATCTGCAGTCCCCTGATGTgcagacacatacacatgccCTCATCCTGCAGCCAGTGCAGTTCCTTCACTGATCTTTCTCATTTGGTAAGGATGGTGAGGGCAGAAAGTCACACCTGCTTCACCTGGCCCCCCTCCCACCTCCTCGACTCTTCGGTCTCTCTCTGGCTTATTAACAGCGGTATAGTGCTCACTTGTCTCTGCCTTGGAAGAAAGAGAAAGCATGTTCGCTCTCAACAACAGACTGGAAGAATATTATAGCTAAAATATTCCAACTAACGTCAAAGTATTTATATACATGAATAAAAGTACATTGACTGGCTACAATATGCAGAACTGATATATGCAAT
This sequence is a window from Denticeps clupeoides unplaced genomic scaffold, fDenClu1.1, whole genome shotgun sequence. Protein-coding genes within it:
- the ccdc66 gene encoding coiled-coil domain-containing protein 66 isoform X1 produces the protein MNIGDGLQFQVENGKAMLISVNHGASSKNSPKVKPQKTITNFKQTVKEPSEKKSHKVHVGHPAVLREKVSDAASLRYKDGVTSLGLGKTKASAGFAQSAEMVHTAPQSKNATTVKSTPQKTKKNVVCMTQEQLQQILNSIKPAAGPVVDDSSFIQTKNSTVPGFGLQSEITNDSEAEASLTDFTVRRSWNKEEKEEIAPQPSSLKGLFSTLGERELHKEALALKKAQWKMELDEQVSQKQKTSCNCGKHTMDSVTKKSAEEKNEQTCWGVNGANSQIPFRRYQKDVPLALCSAFILGEAAPVEEIITAERKKRHMLWLQELKLQKEEVEQRHLQEKLQHRQEKNQELQVHPAPAAEFQMCSSTEGVCGCRQRQVSTIPLLISQRETEESRRWEGGQVKQGTADQLDEGQRQEDIEVAQHPMEEVQSEKEERQHFPVEEQRAESEKGLLIKPQARPINQDSLKMRLLKEAIHQESPTRSTQELTTAQTDDLGSSATVSSLRHTAVQTDQTLVSLSRTSLRHPAPSSTANIIPDPTNSSTEHQPALYVKMAQWASQHQFNIRRSGLAEDTFETKLGLDKRPGWNSQRARKPFTPATEPNRLHRQKQKQRADRTPPFKTSAKQNKPTRTDKLTEKMDRSDMDPSSLADEAKIGKHPSTVPGLTPVQASQHQVPRTDMSLEYVPYIRTEDVYLTPLPPLSSPLTPLTQEDLEKRIKSGGTSRLESPVLQSHRLPNPKLLKNQERHQAVLKGLAELRQGLLQKKNELGANQAFLQL
- the ccdc66 gene encoding coiled-coil domain-containing protein 66 isoform X2, with product MLISVNHGASSKNSPKVKPQKTITNFKQTVKEPSEKKSHKVHVGHPAVLREKVSDAASLRYKDGVTSLGLGKTKASAGFAQSAEMVHTAPQSKNATTVKSTPQKTKKNVVCMTQEQLQQILNSIKPAAGPVVDDSSFIQTKNSTVPGFGLQSEITNDSEAEASLTDFTVRRSWNKEEKEEIAPQPSSLKGLFSTLGERELHKEALALKKAQWKMELDEQVSQKQKTSCNCGKHTMDSVTKKSAEEKNEQTCWGVNGANSQIPFRRYQKDVPLALCSAFILGEAAPVEEIITAERKKRHMLWLQELKLQKEEVEQRHLQEKLQHRQEKNQELQVHPAPAAEFQMCSSTEGVCGCRQRQVSTIPLLISQRETEESRRWEGGQVKQGTADQLDEGQRQEDIEVAQHPMEEVQSEKEERQHFPVEEQRAESEKGLLIKPQARPINQDSLKMRLLKEAIHQESPTRSTQELTTAQTDDLGSSATVSSLRHTAVQTDQTLVSLSRTSLRHPAPSSTANIIPDPTNSSTEHQPALYVKMAQWASQHQFNIRRSGLAEDTFETKLGLDKRPGWNSQRARKPFTPATEPNRLHRQKQKQRADRTPPFKTSAKQNKPTRTDKLTEKMDRSDMDPSSLADEAKIGKHPSTVPGLTPVQASQHQVPRTDMSLEYVPYIRTEDVYLTPLPPLSSPLTPLTQEDLEKRIKSGGTSRLESPVLQSHRLPNPKLLKNQERHQAVLKGLAELRQGLLQKKNELGANQAFLQL